The genomic region AATATGATGATTGCATGAACTTGGTCAAGTGCTCGTGAATTTGCTTTTGCATTCGTGCATCAAGCCTGCCATTTGATTCGTAAGCTAGCTATGCCGCTGTGATTACGCCTAAGACTGCCATTCCAGGCAGTCGCCATCCGTCCCAGCCAATGCTCACAAAGAAGCACGATACGTCTAGTAGAAGGTGTTTGGTCGGGTGGCAGCGAAGATCTTCTTGCCGCGCTTGGGTGGTGCACGGTGAGGAAGTGGGAACTTGAGGTCCTTGGTGGTGAGCTGCTTGATGTATGGGCGGCGGATGTCGTCAACCTTCTCGACCTCGACGACCTTGAGAATCTACACGGGAAAGTCAGAAGTGGTTTTTTGCGTTGCAGTAGCACATTTTGACGTACGTGGATGGTCCTGAAGCGGGCACGGTGGCGGGAAGCCATGTCCTGGTAGAGCGACTGGACGGCGTCGGTGCGGCTCATCTCACGGTACTCCTTGTACATGTTGTGGGTGCCGGAACGCGAGTCGTATCGGATCCAGATACCGAAGTTCTTGACCTTGAGAGGGTGCTTCTCTTGGATCTACCAGCAGTCAATATATGTGTCCTTCATCATCCTCTTCCCAAGATTAAGTTCGCGACGCACCTTGTTGAGCGAAACGATCTCACCGTTCGCCTTCTTGACCTTTCGGAGCTTCGAGAGGAAGTACCAGAATCTGCTCTTGGCAACGACATCGTTTGGTGCAAAGATGCGCATGCGGTAGAGCTTTGGGGTTGGGTTGGCGTCAGAGGGCAGAAGGCGCCCAATGACCTGGTACTCTTGCAGGCGACCTTTGGGCAAAAGAATCAGCGCTGTCTGACAGAGGTATATGTGTGTTGTGTGGCTATCATCATGTTCAATGCCATCTCCGCAGGCGCTTTCAGCGAGTGTTGGAAGTCACGCAGACCACAGCAGGCTCTTTCGAGCAGATCGCTGCATCATGTAGATTCCAATCACCCTCGCGACACTGCTCCGGCCATGTTCTTGCGGTCCACCTCTTTCAGCCCTGATGTTTGCGCATCGTGCGCGTGTGCCTCGATTCGGCGGAGACGGAGGAGGAAGGCTTACCCATCTGTGCGATGTTAGCCTGTTAGTGCGCAAGATGGTATTTGTGTGAGTACTGACTGTGACTTGTTGGCTGCGAGGGTTAGTACTTGACGATGTTGTGAAGCAACGTCCTACGAAGTCGCAGGTCTCGATCAAATCTCGCCGTGGTGCTTCCAAGTCTTGGCGAGAACATCTTGTCGGCGAATCGGCTGTCTCCGATCGTTAGCGCATTCCGGTCGAGCAGCACCTTCAACTTACAACACTTCACTTCACAAGTCAACAAAGCATCCACCCTAGACTCGATCGCATAGACACAGGACGACAGCTGGAGAGACATCGCCCACCATGGAGCAATCTGCACTGCTCTTTGACGACTTCGCGACCGCTCATGCAGACGAGAATGGCTGGATGATCGCGACCACCATCTCACCTGAACCTCCCAAACACGATCCTGGCCGGCTGTACAAGTTCCGCAACATCAACGCAGGCTCGATCCGCACAGATCTCCAATACAAGTTGCAGTACAACCCAGTCCTGCGTATAGACAAGAAGGAAGCCCAGGCATGGCTGGAAGTCTTTGTCACGTACCACAAATTCGTGGCTTGCCTGCTGCAAGCTGAAGAAGCGCAGACCGCAGGCAAGGTCAACAACGCCAACTGGAGTAAAGTCTACGATGACTGGAAGGAGGTCGTCAACATACTCTACCGCGGCTACACAGGCAACTCCTTCGCAGCCTGGACTATTCCTTGTCTCTACGTCGCAGGACGCTACTTGCGCATCTTTGCCATTAAGGCCGACGAAGAGCTCGCAATAAAGCGTGACAGCGGCATGGCCTTTGGTGGCATCCTGGATGAGGATGCCTTCGACGCAAGCAGCAAGAATGACAAGCTGGAGGATGCTGGACGTCAAATCAACCGTGTCTTCGCCCTCTGCCTTGGTGACCGGTAAGTCTGCTCTCCTTGCACCACGCTGTCTACGTCTTGATTCGACACACTCTCCGCTACCCGCCTTCTAGTACCACAGACTCATGGTAAGTACAGCGCTCCGCTCGAAGACTCACGCAAGTGGGCACTCTACTATGTCGCCGTTCTGCTGTTCAAAACGCATTTCAAACTCAACCACATCTCTCTTTCCAAGAATATCCTGAAGTCGATCTACGCTGGTGGTAACGACATGCCGCCGTTTGACAACTATCCAAAGAGTCACCAGGTAGCGTTCAAGTACTACGTGGGCGTCATTCACTTCCTCGAAGAAGACTATGCCGCCGCTGAGGAGCATTTGACTGCAGCATATCGAATATGCCACGCTACCGCATCGCCCAAGAATGTGCGACTGATACTGACATACCTCATCCCCACGAAGCTACTTACGTCGCAGAAGCTGCCATCAAAGGCAATGCTCTCACACGACCCCGAGCTGAACCGACTATTCAGACCGGTCTGCGATGCGATACGGAGAGGAGATCTCAAAGCATTCACGGAAGCACTGGAGAGTGGCGAGGACGAGTTCGTGAAGCGGAGGATATATCTAACGCTGGAGCGAGGGCGAGACATGGTGCTTCGAAACATATTCCGCAAGGTTTTCTTGGCCAGCGGGTATGAGCCAGCAAAGGAAGGTGATACTGCACCTCCACAGCGAAGAACGCGCATTCCCATCGATGAGTTTGCGGCAGCACTCCAGATATCGGGAGCCGAGGTTGGTGATGGCAATGGTGGGATTGATACGGATGAGGTTGAGTGTTTGCTTGCGAATGCAATCTATAAGGTATGTTTTCCCTACCTGCCATGGAATGCACCACTTTCGTCACTTCGATACATCGGCACAATTCGGAATGAGTATAGCTAACATCTTCACAGAGTCTCATGAAAGGATACATCGCAAGAGAAGCGAGGAAAGTCGTGCTCAGTAAAGGCGGTGCCTTTCCCGGAACAGGTGTATGAGCAGGGTCGGACGCAATACATCACGACAGGCGGACCGCACATGTCACAGGCGCCTCTCGTACGCTGTGACTGGTCAGACCATACCATCGAGTAGCTGATGAGGGGAGCAGAGGCATATTGGCTTGGCATCGCTGCCCATGGAAGTAGAGCTTATGTATTCCCACCGCATCGGCTGGCTTGTACACCCGCGTGACTCATATGCGGGACACATGTCGACTGCGCCTTCACGCTCCTTGCTTCTCACGACTGCTGGAGGGCGCTCTTCAAGCGGTGACCAAGGCGGATGAAAGGTAGAAGAGACACAGCAGATCATGGACACCATATGATACGTGTCAATATCGCATACACAATAGCCAGTCTCCGCCGGCATCAACTAGCTAGCTCAAAGCCGCAGCAAATGCATTTCCTCCCATCCTACTGTGGCAATCTGGGCTCCCAACCTCCAAGCCCCATTGCAATCTTTCTTGGTCGGCAAGTCCTTTTTGTAATAGTACAGTAGTAGTGTATCATGCCGTCCTCGGCAATATGCCTAGGCATGCTGTTGTATCCCATGATCCCATAACCAAACGCCATGCTAGAACAGAAAGTGATGCTGCAGTCATTGTGTCATGTACAAGAAGGGTATCAAAGCCGATGAGCATCATAAAGTATGAAAGCAAATTATGAAATCGTTACGAAAAGATCCCGCCTGTGACCGGCGGCAGCCGGGAGTGGTTGAGATGAAAGTGTGGATCATGTGAGTCGTGTTGGCGTGCGTGGCGTGTCGCCGCCTAGACACGCGGCGAGCGGGCGATGTCGTCCTGAAGCAGACATGTTAGTCATGGAGGGCGGAGGCGGTGAGAAGGCAACGAGGAGGCATGACTCACCAAGTGGTTGCACATTGCGACGAAGAGATCGAAGAAGAGTGGAGTGCCGCCATCCTGCATTTCCATTTGCATGGTGCCGCTACGCTTGAAGGTGTTCCGGCTGCGGATGACCAGGGCGAGGTAGTGCGCCCTTAGCTTACTGTCGGAGGGCGGTGTGTTGGCGTAGGCGTATCGAGCTGATGATAGGATGGTGCTGCACTGTACACCAGACTGTAGGCCTTGCTTTTTGAGGGCGAGACGTTGCAGTTCGGGAAGTTGGTAGCGATGGGCGGAGCACTAGAGTTTGTTAGCACGATCATGGTCTCGAAGGTATAACGGATGACATACGTAGATGACGGTGTCCTTCAGAATTGCCGTACCGTTGCCGGTGTAGATTGTGTTCTCACTCATGCCGGTGGCAGTATCACCATCATCGAGGTACCAACGGCCATGCTTCTTGTCGAAGTTGATCCTCGGAGTGTAGTCGCCCTTGTAGAGGTATTCCAGTATAGCTGAGAAGACCTCAGGTGCTTCGTTCGGGACCTCGACACGCTTGCCGTTCGATTCGAAGAACTGTGCCCGGCAGGCTTCGGCGAAGAATGGAGACTTGCTGAGAATATCTTCATGAGCAGCGAAGAGTCTCTGTTCTGGACCGACTGCGACGGTGACGATGGCTGAGTTGAGATTGCTGCGAACTATCAGCGTTTGACATACATATCTAAGCCACTGTACTCACGGTGAGGTCGGCGAACTGCCTGCTCTTGTTGGAGACGACTGTGCTGACGAGGACTGTTGTACAGGGTGCTGAGTGACGATACGTCTCGTCGGAGGATATTCTTTGAAGGATCGTTGTTTCTTGCTCATCGACTTCTCGGGCTTGTACGAGAAGCTGTCTCGGTACGATTTGTTCGGGTTTCTGCGAGATGCGAACATTTCGGCGGTGTTGGGAGGAAGTGGCAGGTGGTGTGACGATACTCAGAGCGAGAGCAAGGCCAAAAAATACGTGAGAAGGTGGAAGAGGGCGAGAGATACTTATACTGCGTCCGCCCTAGTAAGGCAGCGATGCTAAGCCGGTAAGGCAGGCGGCACGACCGGGGCCCATATTGGGACCGCCTGTATCATGCAATGCCTGTTGCCCTGGCAGTAGTCGAGGCGAAACGGATAGAAGCAATAGTAGATAAGTGATATTCTAGCCAGATGGAAGAAGACGTGATTGGCACGCGTGGTGCTGCAAGCACTCAAGGTGCCCAATGAAGCAACCAGAAAGTCGCGCTAGAGCTGGATATTGGCACGAGAACGCGTGACCAAAATCCTGCATAGGAGGCGGCCTCTTGGTAAGGATGCGTGGCTTTCGCGGAGGGCGGACGCTGCAACAAGCTGTTTCACAGACCACGTATCGGCCAGTGGCTAGCTTGATGAAGCAAGGGGACCGCCGGCTCATGTTGGAGACGTCGGAGCCGTCCAAGCCAGATGAACTCTGTCTTTCGCCACCTCGGTCATGCTCCAGGTGTGTAACGAACACAAGGGGCGGTGTGTGTGCACAGCATGTGAGTGCCCGGTGAGTTGCATCGTCCAGAGTATCGGGTGGGCAGAACTGTTGGCGCAAGATGTTGATGAAATGGGAAGAGATGCAAGCCGTGGTTGCCTTGTGCAAGCACGCAAGGTTGTGCTTATTAGCTCGACGCTAACGGCATCCCAACCTCCTCATTCCTGCAGGTACGATCAGCATGACTGTTTCTTGATAACCACATCCAATGCCAACTACAATGCGATCGAAAGGCCGTCATTCATCACTGCATTCATCTCTATCTGCTCTACATGTATGCTTTACCAAAAGGACCTAGTTGTCACGGTCTTGTCAAGAAGTATCCTGCTGTTCTTGTAACCAGAGACCATGCAAACAACCTTTCTGCCCACGCTGACTCAATCTGGAGGTCACGAGCACAATTCGTCTTTGATTCTGTGGCGTGACGTGCGGCCACAACGACAAAAGGGTGGGCACATATACTCATATCCCATTCGCGATATGCGGCGCCTTTAATCGCAACAACTTCTCGGAATTCTTGTAGGCGATCATCTCTAGTTCCTCCTGTGTCACCAGCCCGCTCTGCTCAAGCTCTTCTATCCATTTGAGGCCATTCTCATTCTTCTCGAATGGATAGTCTACGCTGAACAGAATGTGGTCGATCTTTGTGTTACCGAGAATGCATCGCATTGGATCCAGGCTCCAGACGCCGGATGTTGTGATCCAGATATTCTCATCCCAGACTTGCTTCAGCTTCCTTTGTTGATCGCCCCATCGAACACTGAGGTTGCAGATCCGCTGTAAAGAGAAAGGCAGCATCTCGCCGAAATGACCGATGATGATCTTGAGGCGAGGGAACTTGTCGAAGACACCAGCAGCGTAGAGCCGCAGTACATGCAGACCGGTCTCAGTATGCCATCCCCAACCAGATGCGCCCAGACTCCGCGATGCTCCGCCGCTGAAGTTGCCAGTGTATTGCGGCATCATGTTCTCGGCCGGCCATGTCGGATGGAGGTAAATTGCTACATCGAGGTCCTGCGCCTTTTGCCACATCACATCGTACTCCGGGCCCTCGTAATATGTGCCATTGACATGGTTGTCGATGAGAGCGCCGACAAACCCGAGCTCCTTCACCGTTCGCTCGAGCTCTTGAGCGCATCCTGCTGGATCTGCGACCGGAAGCACTGCGAACCCTGCAAACCTGTCTGGTCGCTTCCGTACTGCTGCAGCCAGCTCATCGTTGCCTGATCTACACTGGTCTAGGGAAGCGCCACCAGGTGCTGGAGCATGCGAGATGACCTGTAACCAGACTTTGCCTTTTTCCATCTCGCTTAGCCGTAGTTCGTCCAGGTCTGAGAGCTTTTCCTTTGCCATCGGTATTGCTTTGAATTGTTCTTGGTATGCTTGATCGAAGGCATTTAATACCGCTGTCGAAAGAAAGTGCTCTTCTAGAGCGATAAGTGGTGGTGTCATCTTGTCTGTCAAGCACTATGGAAGTGTCGAGTGGCAGACGATCAACGCCAATGGTGAGCGAAACGCATTGATCTGTACTCACTTTCAACGACATATATCGCCAGCACACATAGATGACTTCAAGTGAAACCTGCTCGGTATACTTCAGCTCGGTTCCGAAATACCTACACAGCGCAGGACGAGCTCGTAAAAGGACCAGATCTACTGGACATTGTCCAGCTCTTGTAGCACAAATGACGGAGGTGGAGAGCCGAGACAGTCATTATGGACGCATACCGTGCCACTTTACCCAGATGAGGTGGAAGCAAGACTTTTTGAGCTGCCATGCACGTGAGACAGAGAAACGTCTGTGCGCATCAGACCACCGCATTGGGAAGCCACAGCTTGCTGACTTCCTCGGCTGTCACTTTCACGAGACGCTCGAGTAGCTGTACCGTTATCGCCGGCGCTGCCTATACATTGGTATACTGCTACTGTTCCAACGTATGTTGTAGGTGTTTCTTACGTTGTCGTGATTCATACAATTTTGGCCAGCAGACAACCTTGAATCTTCACGATGCCTACAGGAAAGACAGCTCCAGGAAGCGACTACGTCCATCCCCCAGAAATGCAAGAGCTGCCCATACCGAGAAACTATGCAGACCTTGGTTTCACTGAGATCAAGATCACGAACGTCCCCGAATCCTCCTCAGAAGTCACACCAGTCCAGCTCCTCACGCTCTACCGACCAAAGAAGTACAATGCCTTCACACCCACCATGATGCGTGAGCTCGAGCACGCCTACACTCTCTTCGACGTCGACGACCGCGTAAAGTGCATTGTCCAGACTGGCCATGGTAGAATGTTCTGCGCAGGCGCGGATTTGGACACGGGCTTTGTAGGAGCTGAAGAGACGTTGCGGGATCACAGAGATGGCGGTGGCAGAGTGGTCATGGCAATCACTAGGTGCAGGAAGCCGAGTATTGCTGCTGTGCAGGGTAGTGCTGTAGGCATTGGAATCACACAAACACTGCCAATGCACATCAGGATTGCGTACAAGGATGCTAAGATCGGCTTTGTGTTTGCGCAGAGAGGGTTGGTGATGGAGGCTGCGAGCAGCTTTTACCTGCCCAAATTGATCGGGTGAGTGTTTCGCATGCAGTAGTGGTCATGCGGTATGCAACGACTGACGAGGATCATCACAGCACATCGAAGGCCATGCATCTGACCACGACCGGCTTGACATATCCAGCCAGCCACAAGCTTCTCGACGACCTGTTCACCGAAGTCCTAGACAAGCAAGAAGATGTTCTCCCTCGAGCCCTCGAGCTTGCCAATCATGTTGTCGAGAACACGAGCGCTGTCTCGACATACCTGATGAGAGAGCTGATGTACCGTGGACCAAGCTCACCAGAGGCAACCCATCTTTTGGACAGCAGGATAGTATACGAACTGTTCAGCAGCAAGGACAACAAGGAAGGTGTCAGATCATTTTTGGAAAAGAGGAAGGCAAATTTCCAGGGCTCTATGAAGGACGATGCACCGCAAGCCTACCCGTGGTGGGACCCTATCAGCACGGGAAACAGACCGGTAAACCAGGGTTACCAGTATAAGCCTAAGTTGTAGACGAATTACGAGCTATGCCGAGAACCACATCAATGGCTCGTCATTAGTGTTCCAACACTTCATGTCGCCTCCTGTTCGTCTCAAAATCAGGATCTAGCCCAGACCAGCCTGTCATTCCTGCATCCGTTGATCGACTGTGGAAAGCAAGACCTCGCCATCGCCTCCGAAAGCTGTGTCCTCACTCAAATCCCTGTTCTCTACCATGCGGCGCCAGAAGCTCTTTGTGCTCATGCCAACTGCATCTTCCCCGATATGCTAGCCGTGGCGTGGCCCAGCGTGCTCGACACGGCCACCACGGCCCTCATCTCGGTTCCGTCTGTCGTTGCGATCCCAGCGAGGCTTTCTTTGGCCCTTGTTACCACCATCAGTCGAAAGCTCTAGATGGGTGCACTCGCGGCGGAGATGAAAGCACTCAGCGCAGCGAGTGCCTCCCAGGAGACGCGGTCTTCTTGCTTCAGAGCGTCCGTAGAGTGAAGCTGTATCAGGATAGCCGTGCATGCCCACATTCAGTATGTTATCCTGAGCACTTGGCATACTTCCTTGTCCGAGGAGCGACACGCCTCCCTCATCTACGCCGGTAAGTTGATTCGAGACGAGAGATGAAAACGGCCGCTGGGAACTCAGACCCAATTTGCTCATGTTGTCCTGAGCACTTGGCACACTTCCATGCCTTGGGAGTGACACGCATCCCTCAGTATTGTCAGAACCGCCGGTCAATTGATTGAAGGCGAGAGATGGAAGCGGTTGTTGGAAACTCAGACCCAGCCTGCTCATGCCGTCAATTGCGGCACGTTCCTTTCTCTCTTCTGCCATGAGATGTAGCGAAGGCATGAAGGCACCTTGAAGTCGCTCGGAAGGTAGACCTCGCTGGAAGTTCGCTTTGAGACGCTTGTGGCGGTCCTTCCGGTAAGCCTCTGTGGTTGATAAGCTGTCCACACCAAGGCTGTTCAGCTGCTGTGTcaacacatcggcctctcTGCTCCGCAGTGGGTAGCGATGAGGGTCAAGTTCTGCGGTTTCGTCACCCTGAGCCGCTTCCCTATGGGCCGCTTCTTCCGGCTCCTTCTGTTGCTGGGCTACTACCCTTTGTTGCTGAGCAAGAAGTTGTCTCTCCCTTTTATTAGGCACTCGCCCGGCAGCCTTTAGCTCTTCGTTTTGCTGCTGTCGACGTGCTGACCTGCTCGCCTTCTTCCTCTCCTTCCTGTCTTTCTTCATCTCTTCACGATTAATCGCCGCTTGAATTTCGAGCCGTACCGAATCACTGGCATTGAGTGCGATGGGAGTGCGCGTGGCTGAGCTGTGTCTGAGTTGGCTAAAAATCACCCTCAAGTCATCCAGCATCAGGCCTTCAACATTCTCTAGAATCCATTCTTCCGCATGCTCTTGACCGGGCGACTGCACTATCCTGAGACCTGGTGAGTCTCCTGCTGGCAGTGGCAGCCGTGATACACGAGAGGCGACCTGAGAAAAGAGAAGGTCTTTGATGACACGGCAGTC from Fulvia fulva chromosome 10, complete sequence harbors:
- a CDS encoding 60S ribosomal protein L20-B, which translates into the protein MRIFAPNDVVAKSRFWYFLSKLRKVKKANGEIVSLNKIQEKHPLKVKNFGIWIRYDSRSGTHNMYKEYREMSRTDAVQSLYQDMASRHRARFRTIHILKVVEVEKVDDIRRPYIKQLTTKDLKFPLPHRAPPKRGKKIFAATRPNTFY
- a CDS encoding Decarboxylase orsB, whose translation is MTPPLIALEEHFLSTAVLNAFDQAYQEQFKAIPMAKEKLSDLDELRLSEMEKGKVWLQVISHAPAPGGASLDQCRSGNDELAAAVRKRPDRFAGFAVLPVADPAGCAQELERTVKELGFVGALIDNHVNGTYYEGPEYDVMWQKAQDLDVAIYLHPTWPAENMMPQYTGNFSGGASRSLGASGWGWHTETGLHVLRLYAAGVFDKFPRLKIIIGHFGEMLPFSLQRICNLSVRWGDQQRKLKQVWDENIWITTSGVWSLDPMRCILGNTKIDHILFSVDYPFEKNENGLKWIEELEQSGLVTQEELEMIAYKNSEKLLRLKAPHIANGI
- a CDS encoding Enoyl-CoA hydratase AFT3-1, which gives rise to MPTGKTAPGSDYVHPPEMQELPIPRNYADLGFTEIKITNVPESSSEVTPVQLLTLYRPKKYNAFTPTMMRELEHAYTLFDVDDRVKCIVQTGHGRMFCAGADLDTGFVGAEETLRDHRDGGGRVVMAITRCRKPSIAAVQGSAVGIGITQTLPMHIRIAYKDAKIGFVFAQRGLVMEAASSFYLPKLIGTSKAMHLTTTGLTYPASHKLLDDLFTEVLDKQEDVLPRALELANHVVENTSAVSTYLMRELMYRGPSSPEATHLLDSRIVYELFSSKDNKEGVRSFLEKRKANFQGSMKDDAPQAYPWWDPISTGNRPVNQGYQYKPKL